The genomic interval GAAGTTCTCCGTATTTTCCATTCGTGCAAAGCATTTCTCTATTTTAAAGTTATTGTGACCCAAGCTTTCTTCCAGATAACTTTGCAATATTTTCAGTGAAACTTCCGGATAACCAAATCTATTAACTAAAATCACCGGCGAAATAAAAGTTAAGATAACTTCATTGTTACTTAAATCAAGCTCCTCATTGTTTTTATTAATACTTAAAAGTTCAACTTCTACCTCACCGTACTGAGTGTTTTTAGATCGTCCCAATTTAACTTTTAACTTATTTCCAAAAAGTTTTTTAAATTCTTCTAAAGTATTTTGATCCCCACAAATAGTTCCAGTGAAAACCTGTCCCTCTGATAACGATTCGTAATTAAAGATACCGGTTTCAGTATCCTGCCTTCTGAGCCTGTCCACTTTATAATGATGAAAATGCAGGTATTTTTCTGGAGAATGAATTGTAATTAAGTTGCCGATTATCCGAGAGTAAGACCCAACAGGCTTAGTTTTATCACTTGTTTCTTCTACCGCCAAATTAATGATTTTTTTATTACTTTTATCTGTTTGAATTGATAGAGGTGTCGGAAAAAGATTAATTTCTTCTACTCCATCATTTATTGAAAGAAAAGCATTGTTGAAAATCAACCTGCTCCTTAAAAACCAGTTATAAAAAGTGTCATCCTCGTGGGCATTTTTATTTTTGGTACTCAGACCACAAAGCTTTATATAATGAGAAGCAAATATTCCCAATACTGCACTACCTGGTATGTAATCAATGGTTTCGGTCATACCGGTATCTTCTCCGCTTCGTGTAATTATTACTGGTGATAATGTTCTAATTCTATATTTAAGATTATACACGGCAAACCTCCTCTTTCAGGTTTTCTATCTCAGACTGTGTCAGGTTTTTCTGGTTCTGCCAAAGGGAACAGGATACTTCCCCCAAACCTCGGGTACGGTTACTGCCGACATGTCTTAGATTTGCACATGCAAATGCTAACAAACTAAGTATATTTTGATCATCTTCTTCCAGATGAATATTTCCCTGAAAAATATATCCTGCTTTCAAAACCCTTATTGTTCGTAAACTGCTTTCTTCCGCGGTACCTTCCTTATTTATTGCGGTTCGTTGACGTATTTCTGTAAATCTGTCAAGTACAGTGTCACGTGATATCACATTATCGAGGTTCTTAAAGGCCCATTCTAGCCAATTTACGGCCTTATCGTAATTTTCAAGATGCAGATTGCGGAAACTAACCGGCGCCCCTTTTATACTACCTCTCCTGCCAAAAACAAAGTCCACATTTATGCTAGACAGCTGACGGATACCCGACAAAATAAACATTTCCTGAACCTCTATTGCACTCTCCCTCAGCAAACCCTTTAATCTTCTAGCAGGAATATAGGGTAATCCATAATTATCATAAACAATATCCGTATCGATAATTGACCCTAATCCCTCACCTGAACCCAATAAAGTAGGGGATTTTATTTCCATTTTTATTTGAAACTCACTCATTGAATTTCCCCCTTACTGTATTTCTAGAAAATATTCAGGATAAAACTCCATTAATTCAACCATATCAAAATACGGCGTTACAGAGTTTTCCCATCCTTCGGAAGAGTAACTTCCGGACACTTCCGGCAAATGAATACCTCTGATATTTAAATCTAAGATAAATTGTTTTGTTGCTTCTTTTCCGAGTGTTAGTACCGAACGTAATTCCTTAACTTTTGAGCGCGGCCATTTATTTTTATCAATCATTTGGCGTATACCTTGCTTTAATTTGTAGATACTTTTTTCGTTATCTTTTACCTTATCCAAAATATATGGTCCATAGTATAAAGCTCCGTCTTCTACCCTGTAATGTTTTTTTCTGATTTGTTCCAGACTTCCAGAAAAACCACCAGTAGCAATATAAAAATCAAGAAAACATCCGTTATCTATTTCCCGAGATTCCTTTTTTGCCGAAGCACACAACTCCTCAGCTAATTTATATCCTCTGTAAAAAGGGTATTGGGTTTTGATTATAGCTACACCGGCACACGCAGTAAGAGGTTCACCGTCACTTACTTTTTCATTCGTCCAAAATTCAATAAATTTTTCTGCAAGATGTACTCCCAGTCGGCCATCAGTTACAAAAGTTATGTCGTCACCCGCAAGAACAATGGGGCGAATGGGTAAAATTCTTTTTCCGTGCTCCTCGTGAATTTGAAATCCAGTATCGTCTTCAATTAAATCAATTTTGTCGATAATATACTGTAATAAACAATTAAAAGACTTTATTGTTGCCTCAGCTACAGAAAGAGAAAGTTTTCTTATTTCAACCAGGTTGGAACAATTCTTAAAACGTTTACCCATACCATTACCGTCTATATGTACAATAGCAATATGATTTTCACTTTTCCTTTGTCCCAGTTTGTCAATTTCTGAAGTAAAGGTATATTTATCTTTTAAAACCTTTTTAAAATTTTTACAGATCAGTTTTTGTGATTCACTACTGGCATTTATCTTTGCATTTGAAAGAGATGATATATATCTACCAGTATCTTTTTCATGGTGATAGATTTCCGCAGACAACCCGGAAAGCGGACAATCTGCCGTAATCCCGTATTTTGAAAGAGTAGTATTGGGAAAATATATGTTCTTATTTTCGTTAAGTTTTGAATACAAATTGTCCAATTGCTCCTTAAAATTTCCATCCAAATTAAATTTCCCCACCGCTACCGCAGTCTGTAGACCAGGAGCATTAATTAACAACCTCTTAGTCCAATTATAAATAAATTCTTTTGCCAAAGTTTCTGTACGAAAGAAAATTAGCGAATTTCCACCACCTATATAGCCAATTTCACATTCAATATCCGAGTTGTTGATCATAATAAACTCATCAGGTTTTTCTTTCCATTTATTTAAGTCGACCTCATGGCTGGTTATTTTATTTAATACTTCAGAAAGCTCGCCCTTATAAATATTTTCTACTAGTTGAGATGCCCCTAAATTTTCTTTCAATTTATTTCCGGCAAAAACGTAATTCTGAATTGATACAGTATCCACTAAGACAGCTGTTACCATAAATATCCCCCCTATCCCCATATATGTCGACTAAGCTCTTCCCACAATAATCCATCATTGAGCTTAGAAATACCTATAATCAATAATTTCTTATCCCGTGAACCGGTAATGGTTGACAAATCTTCATCCAAACTTAATACTTGTTCTTCAGGAAGACAAGTAATCAAAATCGCTTTTGCTTCCTCACCACCGATTTGTTTTACCCTGTATAAAACCTCAAAACCTTTTTCTTTACAAAGACTTTGATTTTTAGAAGTAGTACAAGATATACCACAAATCTGGTATCCATTTATAACGATTACATCAAGTTCAAACTTACTTGTCCCTTTTGTTATTACCCAGTTGAGTTCCATAGGAATGTCTTTCTCGCTTAAATAGTTATCACTGCTAATTTTATCTTTTAAAAATTTAAAGATATAAGCCTCCAGCCACTTACCGTGCAAAAAATTCACTATGGAGTCCTTAAGCCGATTGCTATATGATTTGTTGTTTGTATTAAGGTCAGGTATCCACATCTCTCCGTTTTCATCCAACAGTGAATACTTTTTAGGTATTCTTTTTAAAAGTTCCATAACTTCATGAGGTGTTCTATTCTTAAATTCCTGTTTTAATGTTTTAATTCTGTTTAAGTCAAGCTCATTATTATTATTTATTAATTGATTATGATATAAAAATTTAGAGCTTTGTTTTATAAAATTTGAATCCCAATAATAATATTTTTGCAAACAATTACTTACCCACTTAAGATATATGGATAATTTTTCCTTGTTTATCAGTTTGCTGAAATAATTCAGTGCATCTATCCAATCTGGATTATCCTGTTCATCAAGTTTTTTGTAACCATGTAACTTCATTAAATTATTCAAAGAAATACCAATATTCTTTCTTAAATCCGTTGTTACTGCTTGGTAATAGTCATCCTTTATTTTAAAATCTCTGGCATCTAAATAAGAAAAAGAACATTTACTTCCCAATTCTCTTTCCAATACTCTGTAAACATGAACAGCCATTGCTTTTGTACCGCCAGTATAATTTAAATGAGCACTGTTATTTTTACCGGACAACTTTTTAATTAATTTATTCTTAATATTTAACATTATTTTTTCGGCTGAACTTATGTCTTCTAAGGATATATATTCTATCTGAATCTTTTTATTGAATTCTTCTCTCAATACCTCAGCAATATTTTGGGCTAAATCTTTTGTACCTACCTGATTCGGTGTTGCTTCAGAGTGTACAACCCATATTTTTTTTAGTCCCTGGTTCTCCATAATAAAATATTTAGCAACTACATAGTTAGGCAATGTATTAGTGCCTATTAACAACACTAAGTCTGTGAAGTTATATTGCATCCGATCACAACCTTTTCTTAAAAAAGAGGAATATTCGGGTAATATTGTCTAATAGCAAATATATACCGCCTTTAAGCCTTAAGTTTATACAGCTAATGTAATTCATATCAAATCGGGAAGTATTCCACACTTAACCAACACGATTTTATTGTTGTAAACCTATGAGAGCTTTAAATTGCTATAAAGTTAATACAAAAATTCTGTATTTGGTTACATTTTCCTGCATAATAATAAAATAATTACTAATATTTTGAATAATATGCGCAGAAAACATAAAGAATTGTTATCTTTTAATCTTTTTAATAAAGTAAACAAAATAACAGTATTATAAAAGCCAGCAAACAAGAAGTTAAAATAAGGGTGACCCGTGAGTCATGACCTAGCATAGTTAATAAAAAACGACAGACTTCGGATACTTTTTCCGATGTCTATCGTATCATTCTAATATTACTCAGGCGTAGATACAAAAATTTAACATTAAAGTTTTCATTCGTTACAAATGGTCTCAATTAGCTTTTTAACCTTTTGTATTTCTTTTGCGGGGTTTTTCCACCAGTTTTTGCTCCAAATACGTGCAATATGCCAGCCTTTACTTTCTAAAAATCTCTGCCTGTAAATGTCCCGCTCCTTGGCAGACCTGGCACTATGAAACATTGCACCATCACATTCAATACCTAAATATAACGGGTTGGATTATGGGGATGTATTATAGCCATATAATTCGATACCCTGAACAGCCCACCTGAGTCTGAATATTATATCCCCTTTGCACAAGATAATTATAGTCCTCTTCCTCAAAAGGACTATTAAAAAGACTTTGCTGATCATTATTATTTCTTACCTGTATCGAAGTATTAACCTCTTTCAAGACCTTTTTAACCGTATCATGGTCTTTATTTGATACTGCGTAAGCATACTCTATGTAATTTTTAATTAACCGGATCATGAACTAATGCAACCTGCTCAGCTAATCTTACCGCTTCAAGCCTCTGATAAACTACATCTAGTGCTGCTCTTTTCTAACAAACAACCGGGACCTTTTGGTCTTTAGCGATGGCATTGCTAATCAAGTTGACTATAACCTGGGATTTCCCAGTTACCGGGGGACCATGAATTACCAATCCTTTAGCTTTGCCAACTGACAATATAACCTTTTCCTGAGAAGTATCTACATCCGTTATAAAAAAATTTCCTTTTCTGGCATCGAATCAATATCAATCTTTTGAATACCATCCCACTACCCCCCTACCTCTTCATCCAAAAGTAATTCATTGAGTAAACCAATTTCACATTCAGTAATGACGCGGGTTCCAGGGGGTACCGTGGAAAAACCTGACTCGCTTAATAGAGGATTTTGTTTTTCGCAAATAGTGAGGGTTTTTCTGCAGAAAAGATATTTGCGAAATGTAGAGTATAGTTTGAGAGCATTAAAACAAGGGAAGGCAAGTAAACAAAGGGTTTAGACTAATTTATGCGGTCGGTTGCATTCTTTGACCCGACTTGAAACCAGCGTAAAAATGACCTGCTGATATGCAGGTTTATCTTATTTAGATCTTTATGAGTTTAAAAGTTGATTCTTATAATTATTAGAATTTCAAAAACCCGGTAAAATTAAATACATTTGAAAAAATAATAGAACTTAGAAAAGGGAAATAACTTGTTTTGGAGAATATTCTTCTTAAAAATAAACCATTAAATGAAGAATCAGGAATGATTCCTAAACAGGAATGACTCCTAACGCTAACCTCAACATGTTAAAAAAACCGGGGAGGTTAGCAAAATGAAGTATTTAGGAGAAATATGAAGTATAATAGAGCTTAAGGGTGATATTTTGAATTTTAAACTCAAAATTTTAAGTGCAAAATTAAAGTTTTTTAGCTTTTTCTGCACATTTCAAGGAGGTTAGCGATTTCGGGGTCCGGGGTCCAGTAATCATGCGGGTTTCAGGGGGGTACCGTGGAAAAGACTTGACTCGTTTATAGAGGATTGAAACATATATGGGTTAGACCATCTTCCTAGCGAAACATCAAGAAGTGGAAAAACTTGATTGAGGATTGAAACAATATTAACTTTACTATGTAAGTCTGAAACTTAATATTGGAGCATTGAATGGTATTACCCGGAATAGGGCGATATCTATTCGGCGAAAGGAAATTTTAGAGGAGTTAAAAAAACTGCAGCACCGATTTAGGAACTGCAGGTTTTTTTATTTTATACATTCAAGTGGTCGTAATATTTCTAAGCTTACTCTTGATGCCCTTATACTAGGATGTTTCAATAATAATATGTATTTCTAAACAAAAAGCCATAAAAATTAGCTACCAAATAAAAAAATAGTACCGAACAAAATCCTTTGAACATACGCATTGTTTTGCGTTTTTGTCTGCATTTTGTCTGCATGCTTGTCTGCATAGTTGCGGGAACCCGCGTAAATCAAGGGATACATAGGGAGCTATAAAAATTACTTTCAAAAATACAAAAAACCCGCTAAGCCTTTATTCATGCGGCTTTGCGGGTTTTTTAATGGTCGGGGCGACACGATTTGAACGTGCGACCTCTCGGTCCCGAACCGAACGCTCTACCAAGCTGAGCCACGCCCCGTTAAAAAGTTTTTGTATAACTGACAAAATATATTATGCTACATTAGCGCTCGAAAGTCAAGAGGTTTTGGGTGAAAAAAATACCCACGTTTAGGTGGGTAGAGGAAGATAGTAAGATGAGGAGGCCAAATTAATTACTTCCTTGTAGTATTATTTCCCTTTGTATTAGATTTATGTAGTTAACTTTAGATAATAAAAGAGGTATAATATTTGAAGAGGATTTTAGGAAATTATGTAGAAAACTTTTAAGCCCCCATTTTTATTGGTTATTAAGGTGGTATGAAAATGAGTAATCATCAGCCCCGTAAATATAGACAAAATATTTCACCAATTAGAGAAGGAATCGCAATTTATAAAGAGATTACTAAAATAAAACCTTTTGTTAATTTTAGTTCTACCCCGGTTTCTACTAAGCTGCAAAGAAAGAAAACTGCGAATAAAAGAGAACTACAATATAAAAGGGCCGGTAGTAAAAATTTACTGCAGGCTGCCCACTCATTATTAAATTTATTGGAACAAACCTTGATTAATCAATCTTACGCAATATTGTTAACTGACGACGAAGGCTATATTATCGAATTCCGAAGTGATGCGGAAACTAAATGTGCCTATGAAAATAACGAATTTGACCTCGGTATTCTAAATTACTGCAATGATGCAAAAAATGTAAACGATCCCTGGTTAAATTCCAGTCAAGGGCCCGTTATTGTTGGGGATGTGGACCAGTATACAATAAATATTAACGGCTGGACCTGCTGTGGTGTGCCGATTAGGGACGTTGAAGATAAGTTTATTGGATTATTAGAGGTAGCAGTTCCTAATGATACAATTCCACCCCATACTTTAGCTATTCTTTTGTGTGCCTGCCAGACAATAGAGCAGGAGCTTGCAGAAATAAAAGATATAAATAATAAAGTATTAAAAGAGCAAAAGCTGGAGAAATTGATTCTGAATAAACTTCCGCAAATTATATTTGCATTGGATGAAAAGTTGAATATTTTATATTTAAATCAGTTTGGATTTGAACGTATTTTTCCGGATGAAGCGGTTAAAGAAGATATAATTGGTCGTTCTTTATTTGAGGTGCTTCCCATCGGACAGGAATGCAAAAAGTGGTTTGATGATA from Desulfolucanica intricata carries:
- a CDS encoding RAMP superfamily CRISPR-associated protein — its product is MYNLKYRIRTLSPVIITRSGEDTGMTETIDYIPGSAVLGIFASHYIKLCGLSTKNKNAHEDDTFYNWFLRSRLIFNNAFLSINDGVEEINLFPTPLSIQTDKSNKKIINLAVEETSDKTKPVGSYSRIIGNLITIHSPEKYLHFHHYKVDRLRRQDTETGIFNYESLSEGQVFTGTICGDQNTLEEFKKLFGNKLKVKLGRSKNTQYGEVEVELLSINKNNEELDLSNNEVILTFISPVILVNRFGYPEVSLKILQSYLEESLGHNNFKIEKCFARMENTENFISVWKLKKPQAKAISIGSTYKIIFDKMIDNSTKEKLLELAEIGFGERKNEGFGRLLINWATKENYHKSSNPYRIKVPDGQPPKIITEIFSSVAKNNIEKVVENEAVKEARLILKNYLCKLTTSTLGRLELMLQEAENVNVFALQVEKNLRETAKDKLKECRLEQETLWEVIIEKRKPDLNRIFLNLSENVKVISQKSGFNYINNDPFHEELYKKYWFTFFRTVRKLLKEGGQ
- a CDS encoding RAMP superfamily CRISPR-associated protein, with the translated sequence MSEFQIKMEIKSPTLLGSGEGLGSIIDTDIVYDNYGLPYIPARRLKGLLRESAIEVQEMFILSGIRQLSSINVDFVFGRRGSIKGAPVSFRNLHLENYDKAVNWLEWAFKNLDNVISRDTVLDRFTEIRQRTAINKEGTAEESSLRTIRVLKAGYIFQGNIHLEEDDQNILSLLAFACANLRHVGSNRTRGLGEVSCSLWQNQKNLTQSEIENLKEEVCRV
- a CDS encoding Card1-like endonuclease domain-containing protein produces the protein MQYNFTDLVLLIGTNTLPNYVVAKYFIMENQGLKKIWVVHSEATPNQVGTKDLAQNIAEVLREEFNKKIQIEYISLEDISSAEKIMLNIKNKLIKKLSGKNNSAHLNYTGGTKAMAVHVYRVLERELGSKCSFSYLDARDFKIKDDYYQAVTTDLRKNIGISLNNLMKLHGYKKLDEQDNPDWIDALNYFSKLINKEKLSIYLKWVSNCLQKYYYWDSNFIKQSSKFLYHNQLINNNNELDLNRIKTLKQEFKNRTPHEVMELLKRIPKKYSLLDENGEMWIPDLNTNNKSYSNRLKDSIVNFLHGKWLEAYIFKFLKDKISSDNYLSEKDIPMELNWVITKGTSKFELDVIVINGYQICGISCTTSKNQSLCKEKGFEVLYRVKQIGGEEAKAILITCLPEEQVLSLDEDLSTITGSRDKKLLIIGISKLNDGLLWEELSRHIWG
- a CDS encoding DUF559 domain-containing protein — encoded protein: MECDGAMFHSARSAKERDIYRQRFLESKGWHIARIWSKNWWKNPAKEIQKVKKLIETICNE
- a CDS encoding PAS domain-containing protein, which translates into the protein MSNHQPRKYRQNISPIREGIAIYKEITKIKPFVNFSSTPVSTKLQRKKTANKRELQYKRAGSKNLLQAAHSLLNLLEQTLINQSYAILLTDDEGYIIEFRSDAETKCAYENNEFDLGILNYCNDAKNVNDPWLNSSQGPVIVGDVDQYTININGWTCCGVPIRDVEDKFIGLLEVAVPNDTIPPHTLAILLCACQTIEQELAEIKDINNKVLKEQKLEKLILNKLPQIIFALDEKLNILYLNQFGFERIFPDEAVKEDIIGRSLFEVLPIGQECKKWFDDILLGQSGSGERNISILVQKKMLDLSIQASKLINDKGKLIGVLLVINC